The DNA region AGGCGATGCGCTTAGCCTGCTCGACGGCATCGCGAAGGCCTTGAATAAGAGAGTCGAGATACGGCTCGAGCCAGCCACAGGCGATCCGGTCGCTCATTAGCCTGCAGCGTGGGGCCGGCCAAGAAGGGAGGCCGCATCGTGATCGTCGGCGGCAGCCACCTCGCCGCGGGCCCCGATCACACGTCACCCGCCCACGGGTCGTACGTCCCCACGCTCCAGACGTGGCCCTCGGGGTCGGCGCAGGTGAAGTCGCGTCCGCCGTACTCTTTATCCTCGATCTCGATCAGCACCTTCCAGCCCGCGGCATGAACCCGGGCGAGCACGGCGTCGGCGTCGGGGACGACCAGGTAGGACGACTGCGTGTTGGCGCCCCCGACCTCGCTGGGTTGCTTCATCAGCTTGAGATACTCGGCATGGGCGGAATCGGTCGCCGAACCCAGCATCACCATCCCCCCGCCCAGGACCAGTTGTGCGTGGACAATCGTGTCGTCCGGCCCGGGGACGACCAGGTGCTCCGAAAACCCAAGCACTTCACAAAGCTGCTTGATCGCGGCGGGGGCGTCGCGGTAGCGGAGGCACGGGATGGCGGAAGACGAGGGTTTCATGCGCCGGCGCCCTGTTGGGATAGTCTGGCCTGCTCCGGCGGCTGACGCCGACGGCTCGCCCCGAGTACGCACTACGTCAAATACTTCTCCCGCACGTCGCGCAGCACCCCGAGCACGGGTTTGGGCGCGCCGGTGGAGTCGAACAGCCCCGCGTTGGGGAAGTCGTGGGGGCGGTCGTCTGCCAGCGTGTTCCACAGCACGATCTGCACGCAGTTCTTGGCCAGCAGCATCGGCAGCCGGCGGCGGGCCCAGTCGGCTTGGTAGTCGGCGTCGATCGTGCGTCCCTCGCCCCCGGCGACTACTTTCACCTTGGGGGGGGCCATCGGGTCGGCGCTGGCGGAACTGGGCGCCGAAACCATCACCAGCAGCGGCAGCTCCAGCCGCTGGCTCCATTGGTCGATCAGCCGGCTGAACGCCAGCGGGTTGCGCGGCGCCGTGCCGAACGGGTGGAATCCGGCGTTGAGCTCGACGCCGAACCCCGAAATCCCCAGGTCGGCCCGCTCGAGCTGGTCCGCGAAGTCTAGCGGCGCCATCTCCGCCGGCTGGTGGGCCATGTACTCTGCCCAAGGCTCGTCGAAACTCACCACGATCGGCGTCCGCGTGTCGATGGCGCGGACCTCGCGCACCGCGCGGGCCACCACCTGCAAACGCTGCTCGTCGGTCAGCCCCAGCACGCGTTGGTGGTTGACCCGGGCCGCCACGTTCCACAGGTGGATCCGGCCGCGGAACCGCTGCACCGTGGTGCGGACGTGCTCCATCATCAGCGACGCGACCGCGCTGTAGTCGCCTTCCCACAGGAACGACCACTCCGGCAGCGACCGCTCGTCGAACTCCAGCAGCGGGCCGCCGATCACCTTCATGTTGTGCTGGTGGGCCCAGGCCACCTGCTCGTCGCACGCCTTCCAGCGTCGCTTGCCCTCGGTCGCCTCGACCGACTTCCACGCCAGCGGTGCCGCTACGATGTTGCAGGCTTCGGCGATCC from Pirellulimonas nuda includes:
- a CDS encoding VOC family protein; the protein is MKPSSSAIPCLRYRDAPAAIKQLCEVLGFSEHLVVPGPDDTIVHAQLVLGGGMVMLGSATDSAHAEYLKLMKQPSEVGGANTQSSYLVVPDADAVLARVHAAGWKVLIEIEDKEYGGRDFTCADPEGHVWSVGTYDPWAGDV
- a CDS encoding endo-1,4-beta-xylanase, with product MRFVVHDRAQVTQSLLARTFAVSGQEEVPYLGRTYLSGDLLVVERRDDSSGSVHVPWNVPKFGVWQLATASLMEREKPYLLELELARGTVFRLRNQLGSWQLLGLEAPEEVTERVAEATRAFSRAATNQDNPAEAARYATEAMAAAAAGSVALADTYGEQAIRVRAGETEKLGTLLGVRLSDSAPEGAMAERIAEACNIVAAPLAWKSVEATEGKRRWKACDEQVAWAHQHNMKVIGGPLLEFDERSLPEWSFLWEGDYSAVASLMMEHVRTTVQRFRGRIHLWNVAARVNHQRVLGLTDEQRLQVVARAVREVRAIDTRTPIVVSFDEPWAEYMAHQPAEMAPLDFADQLERADLGISGFGVELNAGFHPFGTAPRNPLAFSRLIDQWSQRLELPLLVMVSAPSSASADPMAPPKVKVVAGGEGRTIDADYQADWARRRLPMLLAKNCVQIVLWNTLADDRPHDFPNAGLFDSTGAPKPVLGVLRDVREKYLT